One Ignavibacteria bacterium genomic region harbors:
- a CDS encoding metallopeptidase TldD-related protein gives MTNHIDRRNFLKKSAIGLTGALILPAFLNLQAKDAYKTIKNVNSIKEYYDRFGVTEEMLAKIMNTALSRGGDYCDLFFQHKISNYVILEDNKVNRAYSNVDFGVGIRVLKGDQTGYSFAEEITLDTMLEAAKTASNIANAGKFITPVKITEKKLKNIYPIEMPWENISITDKMPLMTELNEKIFGLDSKIIKAVISCSDDSNYILAVNSEGTAVCDFQPIGRIAVNCTAETGGRKETNYADVAGRKGFELFSKKNIDMIAKQAVDKTMILFDAEKPEAGEMEVVLAAGESGILLHEAIGHGMEADFNRKNESIYSDMINKPVAEKFVNIIDDALYPDLQGSINTDDECGDAQKTYLVENGILTSYMHDKISSKYYNLSPTGNGRRQSFRHVPLPRMRNTYMTNGPHTKDEIIQSVKKGILCETFTNGQVNIGPGDFTFYVKNGYLIEDGKITKPIKDINIIGNGPKMLKDITMAANDFKMAQGGWTCGKNGQSVPVSMGLPTVKVSKLTVGGKSK, from the coding sequence ATGACAAATCACATTGACCGCAGAAATTTCCTGAAGAAATCCGCTATTGGACTCACGGGAGCGCTTATTCTCCCCGCATTCCTGAACCTTCAGGCAAAAGACGCATACAAAACCATTAAGAACGTGAACTCCATCAAAGAGTATTACGACAGGTTTGGCGTCACGGAAGAAATGCTCGCAAAGATAATGAACACAGCCCTCTCGAGGGGCGGCGATTACTGCGACCTTTTCTTCCAGCATAAAATAAGCAATTACGTTATACTTGAGGACAATAAAGTTAACCGGGCATATTCTAACGTTGATTTCGGCGTTGGGATAAGGGTGTTGAAGGGCGACCAAACGGGCTACTCTTTCGCGGAGGAAATCACGCTCGATACGATGCTCGAAGCGGCAAAGACTGCATCGAACATCGCAAATGCAGGAAAGTTTATAACTCCCGTAAAAATAACGGAGAAGAAATTAAAGAACATCTACCCAATCGAAATGCCGTGGGAGAATATATCCATCACGGATAAAATGCCGCTGATGACCGAGTTGAACGAAAAGATATTCGGGCTCGACAGCAAAATTATTAAAGCAGTAATAAGCTGTTCAGACGACTCGAACTACATACTCGCCGTAAACTCAGAAGGCACGGCAGTCTGCGACTTCCAGCCAATCGGCAGGATTGCGGTAAACTGCACTGCTGAAACGGGCGGCAGGAAAGAAACTAACTATGCCGACGTAGCAGGAAGAAAAGGATTCGAACTTTTCTCAAAGAAGAACATTGATATGATAGCCAAACAAGCAGTAGATAAGACTATGATATTATTCGACGCAGAAAAGCCTGAAGCGGGCGAAATGGAAGTTGTACTCGCAGCGGGTGAATCGGGAATACTCCTTCACGAAGCAATCGGACACGGAATGGAAGCAGACTTCAACAGGAAGAACGAATCAATATATTCCGACATGATAAACAAGCCGGTCGCAGAGAAATTCGTTAACATAATAGACGATGCGCTATATCCCGACCTGCAGGGTTCAATCAATACAGACGACGAATGCGGCGACGCACAGAAGACTTACCTCGTTGAAAACGGAATCCTCACGAGTTACATGCATGATAAAATCAGTTCCAAATATTACAACCTCAGCCCGACGGGCAACGGCAGAAGACAGTCATTCAGACACGTTCCTCTTCCGAGAATGAGAAACACATACATGACAAACGGACCGCACACAAAAGATGAAATCATACAAAGCGTTAAAAAAGGAATCTTATGCGAGACGTTCACAAACGGACAGGTTAACATCGGTCCCGGCGACTTCACTTTTTACGTAAAGAACGGATACCTGATTGAAGACGGCAAAATCACGAAACCCATTAAGGATATAAACATAATCGGCAACGGACCGAAGATGCTTAAAGATATAACTATGGCTGCTAATGACTTCAAGATGGCACAGGGCGGATGGACATGCGGAAAGAACGGACAGAGCGTACCCGTATCAATGGGACTGCCCACTGTGAAAGTATCTAAACTTACGGTAGGCGGCAAAAGCAAATAA
- the clpP gene encoding ATP-dependent Clp endopeptidase proteolytic subunit ClpP yields MDFHSIIKSRENEIKAGLDKAAGLRNQLVPMVVEQTSRGERAYDIYSRLLKERLIFLGTAIYDEIASLIVAQLLFLEYEDPDKDIMLYINSPGGSISAGMAIYDTMNYIRCDVSTTCIGMAASMGQFLLTCGAKGKRIALPNSKIMMHQPLGGAQGQATDIIIQAKEIERIKKRLYEIISLHSGQPIDKIYADAERDYYMTAEEAKVYGLIDNILVKREVSKKD; encoded by the coding sequence ATGGATTTTCACAGTATAATAAAATCAAGAGAGAACGAAATAAAGGCAGGCCTTGATAAAGCCGCAGGATTAAGAAATCAGCTGGTTCCTATGGTTGTTGAACAGACATCCCGCGGAGAAAGAGCTTATGACATATATTCAAGGCTTCTAAAGGAAAGGCTTATATTTCTAGGAACAGCAATCTATGACGAGATAGCATCATTGATAGTTGCTCAGTTATTGTTCCTCGAGTATGAAGACCCCGATAAAGACATAATGTTGTACATAAATTCACCGGGAGGCAGTATATCGGCGGGGATGGCAATTTACGACACGATGAATTATATAAGATGCGATGTTTCAACAACATGTATCGGTATGGCTGCTTCGATGGGGCAGTTTTTGCTCACCTGCGGTGCAAAAGGAAAGAGAATCGCACTTCCGAACTCGAAAATAATGATGCATCAGCCTTTAGGCGGTGCTCAGGGTCAGGCAACGGACATAATTATACAGGCAAAAGAAATCGAAAGAATAAAGAAAAGATTGTATGAAATAATTTCTTTGCATTCAGGTCAACCAATTGACAAAATATACGCAGATGCAGAGCGCGATTATTACATGACAGCAGAAGAAGCGAAAGTATACGGGTTGATTGACAATATTTTAGTAAAAAGAGAAGTTTCAAAGAAAGACTGA
- a CDS encoding adenylosuccinate synthase, whose product MNNKIHVLVGLQWGDEGKGKVVDLLSKDFDVVARYQGGANAGHTIIIDGKKTVLHLIPSGIFTDNIVCVIGNGTVIDPDALIKEIDLLTIDGIDLKNRLFISKDAHIILPYHKIIDAINESKTDKIGTTKKGIGPTYFDKYARRGIKFSDFDNPLILKEKIDKNLKYLISIFPESNELKQLSSGTIYEELNSQYKKIKEYFVQTQYLMNQYIAEGKNVLLEGAQGALLDVDFGTYPFITSSSPTSGGACTGTGIPPTKVNGVIGIVKAYTTRVGEGPFPTELFDETGKKISEIGAEFGATTGRPRRCGWLDLVALKYAVIINGVTEIALTKSDVLDSFKEINLCTHYEIDGRKVDYFPSNPDVLAKVKPVYKSFKGWNESLKDKKSFGELPENYRNYVSYIEEYIGVSIKYISTGPSRNEIITK is encoded by the coding sequence ATGAATAATAAAATTCACGTTTTAGTCGGTCTTCAGTGGGGTGATGAGGGTAAGGGCAAAGTTGTCGATTTGCTCAGCAAAGATTTTGATGTTGTTGCAAGGTATCAGGGCGGTGCAAACGCAGGACACACGATTATAATCGACGGTAAAAAAACCGTATTGCATTTAATTCCATCGGGTATATTCACTGATAATATTGTATGCGTAATCGGAAACGGCACTGTTATTGACCCGGATGCACTTATTAAAGAGATTGATTTACTGACAATAGACGGAATTGACCTTAAGAACAGGCTGTTTATAAGCAAAGACGCTCATATAATACTTCCTTATCACAAGATTATTGACGCTATTAACGAAAGCAAAACAGACAAGATAGGCACTACCAAAAAAGGCATAGGACCAACGTACTTCGATAAATATGCAAGACGCGGTATAAAGTTTTCTGATTTTGATAATCCGTTAATATTGAAAGAAAAGATAGATAAGAACTTAAAATACCTTATCTCCATATTTCCTGAATCAAACGAATTGAAACAGTTAAGCTCCGGGACCATTTATGAAGAACTGAATTCACAGTATAAGAAGATAAAAGAATATTTTGTACAGACACAGTATTTGATGAATCAATACATAGCAGAAGGGAAAAATGTACTCCTCGAAGGTGCGCAGGGAGCCCTTCTTGACGTGGATTTCGGAACATACCCTTTCATAACATCATCCAGCCCGACAAGCGGAGGGGCATGTACGGGTACGGGAATACCTCCTACGAAAGTAAACGGTGTCATTGGAATTGTGAAAGCTTATACAACAAGAGTCGGCGAAGGTCCGTTTCCTACAGAGTTATTCGATGAAACAGGAAAGAAGATATCAGAAATTGGCGCGGAATTTGGTGCAACGACAGGAAGACCGCGAAGATGCGGATGGCTTGACCTTGTAGCCCTTAAATACGCCGTAATAATAAACGGTGTTACCGAAATTGCACTCACAAAATCAGATGTGCTCGATTCATTCAAAGAAATTAATCTATGTACGCATTATGAAATTGACGGCAGGAAGGTTGATTACTTCCCTTCAAATCCTGATGTACTTGCTAAAGTAAAACCTGTGTATAAATCATTCAAGGGATGGAATGAATCGCTGAAAGATAAGAAATCGTTCGGTGAATTACCGGAAAATTACAGGAACTATGTATCTTATATAGAAGAATATATAGGTGTCAGCATCAAATACATCTCGACAGGACCGTCAAGAAATGAGATAATTACAAAATAA
- a CDS encoding RNA-binding protein translates to MKIYVGNISRESSEEEVKELFTKYGAVENFKLIRDINTGMLKGYGFVDMTNDEEGKKAIEELNGYEFKERPLTVSLANPNTADKKKKPFVKNKSGKFHTKSPGGFNKSNGFKNGYSYGRKPYDKGPKKPRPNGDNVNGNREGGNEISGFYYDNY, encoded by the coding sequence ATGAAAATATACGTGGGAAACATCTCAAGAGAATCCTCAGAGGAAGAAGTAAAAGAACTTTTTACTAAGTACGGAGCGGTTGAAAACTTTAAGCTAATCAGGGATATAAATACAGGAATGCTTAAAGGTTACGGATTCGTTGACATGACAAATGATGAAGAAGGAAAGAAAGCAATTGAAGAGTTAAACGGCTATGAGTTTAAAGAGAGACCTTTAACAGTTAGCCTTGCAAACCCAAATACAGCGGATAAGAAGAAGAAACCATTCGTTAAAAACAAGAGCGGAAAATTTCATACGAAAAGCCCGGGCGGATTTAATAAAAGCAACGGTTTTAAGAACGGATATAGTTACGGAAGAAAACCATACGATAAAGGACCGAAGAAACCTAGACCAAACGGCGATAACGTAAACGGTAACCGTGAAGGCGGCAATGAAATCAGCGGATTTTATTACGACAATTACTGA
- the secF gene encoding protein translocase subunit SecF: MKLFNETHIDFLNKRKSYYLLSITLAVIGMAALFYKGIPLGIDFQGGTEMQIRFEVKIDVGDLRSAMDKSGFAGMEIKSMGSESDYLLRTPLQGEGQTVSDKIQSGINENLPNMKYEVLRTDKVGPKIGKELRTNAIYAIVFSLLGILIYLALRFQLVYAVAAVVAVFHDVIITVSIVAIFNILFPGLQLEFNQTMLAAFLTLIGFSVNDTVVIFDRIRENIKLFKNDDIVKVMNKSVNTTLSRTIITSGTVLITVLVLLFFGGEVLRGFAFTFTAGILTGTYSTVFIASAIAVDWQHKFVSKTKSR, from the coding sequence ATGAAACTTTTTAACGAAACCCATATAGATTTTCTCAACAAGAGAAAGAGTTACTATTTGTTATCCATTACATTAGCTGTTATTGGCATGGCAGCATTATTTTATAAAGGAATTCCTCTTGGAATCGACTTTCAGGGAGGTACGGAAATGCAGATTAGATTTGAGGTAAAAATTGATGTAGGTGATTTGAGATCTGCCATGGATAAATCAGGTTTTGCGGGCATGGAAATTAAATCTATGGGCTCTGAATCTGATTATCTCCTGAGAACTCCGCTGCAGGGAGAGGGACAAACTGTCTCCGATAAGATTCAATCGGGTATAAATGAAAATCTCCCGAATATGAAATATGAAGTATTAAGAACAGATAAGGTAGGTCCTAAAATTGGTAAAGAACTCAGAACAAACGCAATATACGCGATTGTGTTTTCGTTACTCGGTATTTTGATTTATCTTGCATTACGGTTTCAGTTAGTATATGCTGTCGCTGCCGTAGTTGCTGTTTTTCATGACGTAATTATTACGGTTTCGATCGTTGCAATCTTTAATATCCTATTTCCCGGACTCCAGCTCGAATTTAATCAGACTATGCTCGCTGCATTCCTGACCTTGATTGGTTTCTCGGTAAACGATACTGTTGTTATTTTCGACAGAATTCGTGAAAATATTAAGTTATTTAAAAACGATGATATCGTAAAAGTTATGAACAAATCTGTTAATACTACTTTAAGCAGAACGATTATAACATCAGGAACTGTTTTAATTACAGTACTCGTATTGTTATTCTTCGGCGGAGAAGTATTAAGAGGGTTTGCATTCACGTTTACCGCAGGAATTTTAACCGGTACTTATTCTACTGTTTTTATTGCAAGTGCAATTGCAGTTGATTGGCAGCATAAATTTGTGAGTAAAACAAAATCGAGATAA
- the acs gene encoding acetate--CoA ligase — MKELSGDVFYPSKEILRKSRVKDWDKLNSFASEDLEGFWEKEAKELKWFSKWDKVLDDSSKPFYKWFTGAKTNIAYNCLDVHLNTHRKNKVALMWEGEKGESRSFSYFALHREVSKFANVLRSLGVTKGDRVTLYLGRIPELVIGMLACARIGAVHSVVYGGFSVESLHERLEDSHSKVLITADGAFQRGKIIPLKAIADEALQRAASVESVLVIKRTGEPINMEYGRDIWYHELVTLPIINSKNEVEKVDAEHPLFLLYTSGTTGKPKAILHTHGGYMTGTYTTFKYVFDIRDDDRYWCAADPGWVTGHSYIVYGPLLNGATQLLYEGAPNYPFPNRWWQLIERYGITILYTAPTAIRGLMRFGNAWPNRHDLSSLRLLGSVGEPINPEAWKWYYNVIGKGRCPIMDTWWQTETGAFMITPTPVVALKPGSGTRPFFGVKMDVLDEDGNPADDNEEGYLVAKTPWPSMMRTIYNDPDAYIQKYWSKYEGMYLTGDSARRDSDGYYWIIGRTDDVLKVSGYRLGTAEIESALVSHHDVAEAAAIGLPHEIKGNAIYTYVILKAGVEKSEALREELIKHVGHEVGPIAKPENVEFVDSLPKTRSGKIMRRLLKAKALGQNPGNISTLEE; from the coding sequence ATGAAAGAATTATCGGGTGATGTATTTTATCCTTCTAAAGAGATTCTTAGAAAATCGAGGGTGAAGGACTGGGATAAATTAAACAGCTTTGCAAGCGAAGACCTTGAGGGATTCTGGGAAAAAGAAGCAAAAGAACTTAAGTGGTTTTCTAAGTGGGATAAAGTTCTCGATGATTCTTCCAAACCTTTCTATAAATGGTTCACGGGCGCAAAGACAAACATTGCATACAACTGTCTTGACGTTCATCTGAATACTCACCGAAAGAATAAAGTTGCTCTTATGTGGGAAGGGGAGAAGGGCGAAAGCAGGTCGTTTTCTTATTTTGCTCTTCACCGCGAGGTTTCTAAATTTGCTAATGTGCTGAGAAGTCTCGGCGTGACTAAAGGCGACAGGGTAACGCTTTATCTCGGAAGGATTCCCGAACTTGTTATAGGTATGCTTGCATGCGCGAGGATTGGTGCTGTGCATTCGGTTGTGTACGGCGGATTTTCTGTTGAGTCGCTGCATGAAAGGCTTGAGGACAGTCATTCAAAAGTCTTAATTACTGCGGACGGTGCTTTTCAAAGAGGAAAGATAATTCCCCTGAAGGCGATTGCCGATGAGGCACTGCAAAGAGCCGCAAGCGTTGAAAGTGTTCTTGTTATTAAACGCACGGGCGAGCCGATAAACATGGAGTACGGAAGGGATATCTGGTATCATGAGCTTGTCACTCTTCCTATTATTAATTCAAAGAATGAAGTTGAAAAGGTTGACGCAGAGCATCCTTTGTTTCTGCTTTATACTTCGGGAACGACGGGCAAACCGAAAGCTATCCTGCATACGCACGGAGGTTACATGACGGGTACTTACACGACTTTCAAGTATGTGTTTGACATCCGGGACGACGACAGGTACTGGTGTGCTGCCGACCCTGGCTGGGTTACGGGGCACAGTTACATTGTTTATGGTCCTTTGCTGAATGGTGCAACACAATTACTTTATGAAGGCGCTCCGAATTATCCTTTCCCGAACAGGTGGTGGCAGTTAATTGAGAGGTACGGCATTACGATTCTTTATACTGCACCGACTGCAATCAGAGGACTTATGCGGTTCGGCAATGCATGGCCTAACAGGCATGATCTAAGTTCTTTAAGACTGCTCGGGTCGGTAGGGGAGCCGATTAATCCTGAAGCATGGAAATGGTATTACAATGTAATCGGAAAAGGAAGATGCCCGATTATGGATACATGGTGGCAGACAGAAACCGGCGCTTTTATGATAACTCCGACTCCTGTTGTGGCTTTAAAGCCGGGTTCCGGAACGAGACCTTTCTTCGGGGTTAAGATGGACGTACTCGACGAAGACGGTAACCCCGCGGATGATAATGAAGAAGGATATCTTGTTGCTAAAACTCCATGGCCTTCTATGATGAGAACAATTTATAATGATCCTGATGCTTATATACAGAAGTACTGGAGCAAATACGAGGGGATGTACTTAACGGGCGACTCAGCAAGACGCGACAGCGACGGGTATTACTGGATTATCGGCAGAACAGACGACGTTCTTAAAGTTTCGGGTTACAGACTCGGAACGGCTGAAATTGAGAGTGCTCTCGTGAGTCATCATGATGTAGCTGAAGCGGCTGCTATTGGACTTCCGCATGAAATAAAAGGTAATGCGATTTATACTTACGTTATACTTAAAGCAGGTGTTGAAAAATCGGAGGCATTGAGGGAAGAACTGATTAAACATGTCGGTCATGAAGTCGGTCCGATTGCTAAACCCGAGAATGTAGAGTTCGTTGATTCACTCCCGAAGACAAGAAGCGGGAAGATAATGCGAAGGCTTCTGAAAGCTAAAGCACTCGGGCAGAACCCGGGGAATATTTCGACGCTGGAAGAATGA
- the tig gene encoding trigger factor yields the protein MNINITDKENCRKEFEAELSYEELTPYFEEALLKYRKKAQIPGFRKGKVPVAMLKKMYGDSVEYGALEDIANDVFKKHIIDNKIPMFGTGSLLDIDYKPKEKLTFKVAFDVIPDVELRQIKDIELTKTNYVIDDSLIDEELNYMKLKSATFEIDGQATDDDYMVTLDTEEIDSDGNTVEGRSQKDMRLFIGSEYVSKDYYDGIKGIKEGEERTIDTVNENKEPVKVKLKCTKVEKVVYPEMNKETFMKMTGREDIESEDQMKSFIKEEITKQYNDHSYNSLKNKVISEVVKLNDIEIPESYVNEMLKDYFNNYKKEHKGHKHEINEEEFNNKNRAEVVFTGKWFLIKDKIVEQEKVEVTEDDVKAFAEEAGKHYGIPGDKMYEFYKDNKEVKHTILDKKVVDFLIENAKITEIEEVKKSIKLLAEEKKSKSQEEKKSKSQEEKKTKKTVSKKTKKEN from the coding sequence GTGAATATAAATATAACAGATAAGGAAAACTGCAGGAAAGAGTTTGAGGCTGAACTGAGCTATGAAGAATTAACACCTTATTTTGAAGAAGCTTTACTAAAATACAGAAAGAAAGCACAGATACCCGGCTTTAGAAAAGGTAAAGTACCGGTTGCTATGCTGAAAAAGATGTACGGTGACTCTGTTGAATACGGTGCGCTTGAAGATATTGCTAACGACGTTTTTAAAAAACATATAATTGATAACAAGATTCCTATGTTCGGTACAGGTTCACTACTGGACATCGATTATAAACCTAAAGAAAAGCTTACATTTAAAGTTGCTTTTGATGTAATCCCGGATGTTGAATTGAGGCAAATTAAGGATATAGAACTTACAAAGACTAATTATGTTATTGACGATTCTTTAATAGATGAAGAATTGAATTATATGAAGCTGAAATCTGCAACTTTCGAAATTGACGGACAGGCTACAGATGATGATTACATGGTAACACTTGACACTGAAGAAATAGACTCAGACGGCAATACAGTTGAAGGGCGTTCGCAAAAGGACATGAGACTTTTTATTGGCAGCGAATATGTATCAAAAGATTATTATGACGGAATAAAGGGGATTAAAGAAGGCGAAGAAAGAACTATAGATACGGTTAACGAGAATAAAGAACCGGTTAAAGTGAAGTTAAAATGCACTAAGGTTGAAAAGGTTGTATATCCCGAAATGAACAAAGAAACGTTCATGAAAATGACAGGCAGGGAAGATATAGAATCCGAAGATCAGATGAAATCATTCATAAAAGAAGAGATTACCAAACAGTACAATGACCACTCCTATAATTCTTTAAAAAATAAAGTCATCTCAGAAGTTGTAAAACTGAATGATATAGAAATCCCGGAGTCGTACGTAAATGAAATGCTTAAAGATTATTTTAATAATTACAAGAAAGAGCACAAAGGGCATAAGCACGAAATTAATGAAGAAGAATTTAATAATAAGAACAGGGCAGAAGTAGTCTTCACTGGTAAATGGTTTCTAATTAAGGATAAAATAGTAGAACAGGAAAAGGTTGAAGTAACTGAAGATGACGTTAAAGCATTTGCTGAAGAGGCAGGAAAACATTACGGAATACCCGGCGACAAAATGTACGAATTTTATAAGGACAATAAAGAAGTGAAGCATACAATTCTCGATAAGAAAGTAGTAGATTTTCTTATTGAGAATGCCAAGATTACAGAGATTGAAGAGGTTAAGAAATCTATAAAACTGCTTGCTGAAGAGAAAAAGAGCAAGAGTCAAGAAGAGAAAAAGAGCAAGAGCCAAGAAGAGAAAAAGACCAAAAAGACAGTTAGCAAAAAGACAAAAAAGGAGAATTGA
- the secD gene encoding protein translocase subunit SecD, whose amino-acid sequence MKKNLFRIILTVVFVAAALMYIYPTYVDYQINKELAGLTGQDSLDYVTKNADKIKSARDGRLKLGLDLKGGMYVVMDVDVIKLLEDVSKKKDDPTLKQILEDLRNIPETSEKPILDELKERLTQRGLTLKSYYGEVRESESDVEKKLSTEIDNSIDRAVEIVRNRIDQYGVAEPQIQKIGGKRIIVELPGVNNPGDVRKLLQGTALLQFQLLRDPATAVKVMQNINNILVGKQVNDSLKTTSANDSLKKIETLASTDTSKKETAGKNEVKKDTTKKNVKDTTKKDVAKKDSEKKDTSRKKDTSNIMDDTSDMSDTSAANLTEEEFMLKYPFFYLVRLNEQSGTADGFVREQDKEKVDLILKREDVKAVIPSDVMFAWSQKSFEAGGENIYTLYCLKKEAELTGSVIEDARSNIDPQTNTPIVSMSMSTEGAADWARITGANINKRCAIVLDGVVYSAPVIRSKITGGNSQIEGMGSVQEAKLLEIVLKAGALPAPLKIAEERTIGPSLGEDSIKSGIYSSLIALALVAIFMVVYYNTGGGIADIALVINVLFVVGIMASFKATLTLPGIAGLILSLGMAVDTNVLIFERIREELASGKPLRTSIEIGYRKAFSAILDSHVTSIITGIVLYQFGTGPIQGFALTLLFGLGANLFTGLVITHFIFDVIVEKGRSVSVG is encoded by the coding sequence TTGAAGAAGAATTTATTTAGAATTATTCTTACAGTTGTTTTTGTTGCCGCAGCCTTGATGTACATATATCCTACTTATGTGGATTACCAGATAAACAAAGAACTTGCAGGTTTAACTGGACAGGATAGTCTGGATTATGTGACAAAGAATGCCGATAAAATTAAAAGCGCCAGAGATGGAAGATTGAAATTAGGACTTGACCTAAAAGGCGGTATGTACGTCGTAATGGACGTTGACGTTATTAAATTACTCGAGGATGTTTCCAAGAAAAAAGATGATCCAACCTTAAAACAGATTCTGGAAGATTTAAGAAATATTCCTGAAACTTCTGAAAAACCCATACTCGATGAATTAAAGGAAAGGCTTACTCAAAGGGGTTTGACTCTTAAATCATACTATGGAGAAGTAAGGGAAAGCGAAAGCGACGTTGAAAAGAAACTTTCTACTGAAATTGATAATTCTATCGACAGAGCAGTTGAAATCGTGAGAAACCGTATCGACCAATACGGTGTAGCAGAACCTCAGATACAGAAAATCGGCGGAAAGCGTATTATTGTTGAATTACCGGGTGTTAACAATCCGGGTGATGTAAGAAAACTTCTTCAAGGTACAGCATTACTGCAATTCCAACTTCTTAGAGACCCTGCGACTGCAGTAAAAGTAATGCAGAATATCAACAATATTCTTGTCGGTAAGCAGGTTAATGATTCTCTAAAGACAACTTCAGCAAATGACTCATTAAAGAAAATTGAGACTCTTGCATCGACTGATACCTCTAAGAAAGAAACAGCAGGAAAGAATGAGGTAAAGAAGGATACGACAAAGAAGAATGTTAAAGATACAACCAAGAAAGATGTTGCCAAGAAGGATTCGGAAAAGAAAGACACTTCCAGGAAGAAAGATACGTCTAATATTATGGACGATACGAGCGATATGAGCGATACATCCGCTGCTAATCTTACGGAAGAGGAATTCATGTTAAAGTATCCTTTCTTTTATCTCGTAAGATTAAACGAACAAAGCGGAACAGCAGATGGTTTTGTGAGAGAACAGGATAAAGAAAAAGTTGACCTTATTTTAAAGAGAGAAGATGTAAAAGCAGTAATTCCTTCGGACGTTATGTTTGCATGGTCTCAGAAATCTTTTGAAGCAGGCGGCGAAAACATTTACACTTTGTATTGCCTTAAGAAAGAAGCCGAACTAACCGGCTCAGTCATTGAAGACGCAAGGTCAAACATTGACCCTCAAACCAATACACCCATAGTATCGATGTCAATGAGCACTGAAGGCGCGGCAGACTGGGCAAGAATAACAGGTGCTAACATAAACAAAAGATGCGCTATCGTTCTCGACGGTGTTGTTTACTCTGCACCCGTAATCAGGTCTAAGATTACAGGCGGAAACTCACAGATTGAAGGCATGGGAAGTGTTCAGGAAGCTAAACTTCTTGAAATCGTTCTTAAAGCAGGTGCCCTTCCTGCACCTTTGAAAATCGCTGAAGAAAGGACAATAGGACCATCACTCGGTGAAGACTCAATTAAAAGTGGAATTTACTCCTCACTAATCGCACTCGCATTAGTAGCAATATTTATGGTTGTTTATTATAATACCGGCGGTGGAATTGCTGATATTGCATTAGTAATTAACGTACTTTTTGTCGTTGGAATTATGGCATCGTTTAAAGCGACCCTTACGTTACCGGGTATTGCCGGATTAATCTTGTCTCTCGGTATGGCTGTTGATACAAACGTTCTTATTTTTGAACGTATAAGGGAAGAATTAGCTTCCGGTAAACCGTTAAGGACTTCTATTGAAATTGGTTACAGAAAAGCTTTCTCCGCTATTCTTGATTCACACGTAACGAGTATTATAACCGGTATTGTCCTTTACCAGTTCGGTACAGGTCCTATTCAGGGATTTGCTCTAACATTGCTATTCGGTCTTGGCGCGAACCTATTCACAGGATTGGTTATAACACATTTTATTTTTGATGTTATTGTAGAAAAAGGAAGAAGCGTTAGTGTTGGTTAA
- a CDS encoding STAS domain-containing protein yields MLINEQNYKVFPIDDDSVGLAKSQDFKLIIEKELKSGNILLAFDFSKLNSINSAGLGVLIGILRKVKEAKGSLKLLNLNDRVLNIFKITKLDTLFDIN; encoded by the coding sequence ATGTTAATAAACGAACAAAATTATAAGGTCTTTCCAATAGACGATGATTCAGTCGGACTGGCAAAAAGTCAGGATTTTAAACTTATTATAGAGAAAGAGTTAAAGTCAGGAAATATTTTATTAGCTTTCGATTTTAGTAAATTAAATTCAATTAACAGCGCAGGTTTAGGCGTTTTGATAGGTATTCTCAGGAAAGTCAAAGAAGCAAAGGGAAGCTTGAAGCTCCTCAATTTGAACGACAGAGTATTGAATATCTTTAAAATTACTAAACTTGATACACTGTTTGATATCAATTAA